The Subtercola sp. PAMC28395 genome segment AAGGCCGTCTTGAAGGGGCCCTGGGAGAACAGCCGCGATTCAGTCACTCGGAGGCCGAGCGGGTAGGCGTGAAGTTCAGTGCGAAGTCGATGAGCAGCCGGGTTCCGAAACCGGTCGCTCCCTGGGTTCGCCAGGAGTCGTCGGCGTCAGCCATCATCGTGCCGGCGATGTCGAGGTGGGCCCACGCCGTGTCTCCGACGAACTCGTTCAGGAAGAGCGCAGCCGTCGTCGCCCCGGCGTATTTACCGCCGAGGTTGGACAGGTCGGCGACTTCAGATTTGAGCTGCGACAGGTACCGGTGCTCGAGCGGGAGCTGCCAGACGGACTCATCGGTCGCGCGCGATGAAGCGAGTGCCTGGTCGACCAGCGCCTGATCGTTGCCGAGCACCGCGGCAGTGTGCGTTCCGAGTGCGGCAACAGCGGCTCCCGTCAGGGTGGCGATGTCGACGATGGCGTCGGGTGACTCCTCCGTTGCGAGTACCAGGGCGTCGGACATCACCAGGCGGCCCTCCGCGTCGGTGTTCTTCACCTCGACGGTCTTGCCGCCGCGGATGGTGAGCACGTCACCGAGCTTCATGGCCGAACCCGAGGGCATGTTGTCGGTGCACATCAGGAAGGCGGTGACGGCGGCCGGGCATCCGAGAGTCTTGAGAGCTGTCATCGCGCCCAACACCGCGGCAGCTCCCGCCATGTCCATCTTCATGAGGAAGTGCATCGGGTCAGAGGGCTTCAGCGAGATTCCGCCGGAGTCGTACATGATGCCCTTGCCGACGAAGGCGAGGTGCGGAGTCATGGATGCTCCCTCCGGCCCGTCTGCGGCCTCACCATCGGGGGTCGACGGCGTGTAGGTGAGTTTGATGATGCGTGGCTCTTCGATGCTGCCCGCATTCACCCCCAGCAACCCTCCGCAGCCCAGTTCGATGATCTGCTGCTTG includes the following:
- a CDS encoding leucyl aminopeptidase, with translation MALGTYKLIASDFSPIPSQSPGATPRIRVVGDVSAGLEAIGFLVGTSGDVPDEIGLDREALERSGFDGKAGATLPLPQSEGPQFIVVGAGDTDDQTSASLRDAAASFARAAHKYARIGIHLGDTFDLDAAVVGQMIAEGVLLARYRYVTLKTETKHVPLVSLDIMVAPVVADEILSGVHRGEVFARAASIARDLANTPPSHLTATDFGEVAVELGTEYGIGVELFDKQQIIELGCGGLLGVNAGSIEEPRIIKLTYTPSTPDGEAADGPEGASMTPHLAFVGKGIMYDSGGISLKPSDPMHFLMKMDMAGAAAVLGAMTALKTLGCPAAVTAFLMCTDNMPSGSAMKLGDVLTIRGGKTVEVKNTDAEGRLVMSDALVLATEESPDAIVDIATLTGAAVAALGTHTAAVLGNDQALVDQALASSRATDESVWQLPLEHRYLSQLKSEVADLSNLGGKYAGATTAALFLNEFVGDTAWAHLDIAGTMMADADDSWRTQGATGFGTRLLIDFALNFTPTRSASE